The Camelus dromedarius isolate mCamDro1 chromosome 8, mCamDro1.pat, whole genome shotgun sequence genome includes a window with the following:
- the ZWINT gene encoding ZW10 interactor gives MEAAETEAETAALEALAKVADILEPIGLQEETELPAHILAEFVMDSRKKDKLLCSQLQVVDFLQNFLVQKNTAQGLDPLASEDTSRQKAIEAKEQWKELKATYQEHMEAITSALTQALPKVEEARRKQAQLQEALQQLQAKKQMAMEKLRIAQKEWQLQQEKRLQHLAEVSAEVRERQKGTKQELDRLYQELGTLKQQAGQEQDKLQRHQTFLQLLYTLQGKLLFPGAEAEIPQKLDLPKDKPQQLTQPQKQNTRDTMGRDRDVSSKADGPQPAGGASLPWLPGEQQHGEGS, from the exons ATGGAGGCGGCGGAGACCGAGGCGGAGACTGCAGCCCTAGA GGCCCTGGCCAAGGTGGCAGACATCCTGGAGCCTATTGGTCTGCAGGAGGAGACAGAACTGCCTGCTCATATCCTGGCTGAGTTTGTGATG GACTCCCGGAAGAAAGACAAGCTCCTCTGCAGCCAGCTTCAAGTAGTAGACTTCCTGCAGAACTTCTTGGTTCAGAAGAACACTGCCCAGGGCCTGGACCCCTTGGCTTCTGAAGACACGAGCC GGCAGAAGGCAATTGAAGCCAAAGAGCAATGGAAAGAGCTGAAGGCTACCTACCAAGAGCACATGGAAGCCATCACAAGTGCCCTAACCCAGGCACTGCCCAAGGTGGAGGAGGCCCGAAGGAAGCAGGCACAGCTCCAGGAGGCCCTTCAACAACTCCAGGCCAAG AAGCAAATGGCCATGGAAAAGCTCAGAATAGCCCAGAAGGAGTGGCAGCTGCAACAG GAGAAGCGTCTGCAGCATCTGGCAGAGGTTTCTGCAGAGGTGAGGGAGCGTCAGAAAGGAACTAAGCAGGAGCTTGATCGACTGTATCAGGAACTTGGAACTCTTAAACAGCAGGCAGGACAAGAGCAGGACAAGCTgcagag gCACCAGACCTTCCTCCAGCTGCTATACACCCTACAGGGTAAGCTGCTGTTCCCCGGGGCAGAGGCAGAGATACCACAAAAGCTGGATCTTCCTAAGGATAAGCCCCAGCAGCTGACCCAGCCCCAGAAGCAGAACACTCGGGACACcatggggagagacagagatgtgtCATCCAAG GCTGACGGCCCACAGCCTGCTGGAGGTGCGAGCTTGCCATGGCTTCCTGGGGAACAACAACATGGGGAAGGATCCTAG